A region of the Pricia mediterranea genome:
TAAAACGCCCATCATGCCACTTTACATGGACATACACACGGTTGATTCAGACGATTTCACGGTCGAGGATGTAATCAAGGCCCATATGGAAGATCTGGGCGTTCAGGAAAGGTTCGGCGTAATACAACGAAAATATTGGGTAAACGAACAAGATAAAATGGTTTTTTGTTTGATGGAAGGCCCCAATAAAGAAGCCTGTCATAAAACCCACGAGGTAGCCCATGGTATGACCGCATGTAATATCATAGAGGTTTCCGATGACGAATACAATCTGTTTATGGCCCGGGGCAGTACCAAAAGCAATGACCTTGCCTATACGCTGAATGGCGAACTGGACTCTGGTTTTCGTACCATAATGCTGATTGCAACATCTGATCTATGTGGAATGTACGGTCATTATACCTTTGAAATACGGCGCTTGATAGAACAGTTTAACGGAGTGGTGGTACTGCAGCCATCAGATGAGATCATGGCTTCTTACCTATTGGCTTCCGATGCAATCTTATGTGCACTGGCCTTGGCAAAACTTTTAAAATCCATTCCCAATAATTTTGAATTTAGACTGGCCCTGGTAAGCGGAAATCCAGTGGACGAAGGCGGGACCGATTTATTCGAGGATACCAAGGGAAAAGTGAAAATATTGTGTCAGATCGGGTTGAGCAATGTCATGTATTTGGACGCTACGACCAAGGCACTTTCCGCTAAGGAATCGAATACGCCGAAAGTAAACCATAACGATATCAAAATTGTAGGGAGCAACGATTTTTCGTTTTGTGAAAAATTATCCCGAATATTTAGTGGCGAATTGAAGAACCCAAATTTTAAGAGCGAACAACTTTGCAACCGATTAGACCTGAGCAAGGCACAGACCTATAGAAAAATAAAGGCGTTGACGGGCATGTCGCCGAACACATTGATACGGGAACTGCGGCTTCGAAGATCGCTCAAGGCCCTGAAAAACAATCACAAAACAGTAGCCGAAATCGCCTACGATCTCGGTTTTAACAGTCCCACCTATTTTACGAGGGTTTTCAGAAAAAGATATAATGTACTGCCGACATCTTTTGCCAATCTTTACGACCATAGTTCATAGCCATTTTTCAAGATGACCCAATTGTTACATCATTTGGCCCAATAGGTTCAGCCGTGGTTCAATTGTTCGAACCTTTGAACCAAAACTTACATTTCCATATAGCTTAATACCGTAATTTTATAAGGAAATGCATGATTTATATCCGGCCAACGGACATGGCCTCGACACTTCCCCCACCTGTCCATACAAAGCAAAATTATACCGTTGCCATTTCTTCCCCATTTGGCACACCTAGGCTGAATTTAAATTAGGACTATATGCCCTGCTAATAATCATCAAATAGTACAGATGCAAAAATCCCTTTAGTTAGGTCTTGAAATATTTTTTAAACTCAAAACATCTTAAATGCACGATTATGGAAGAAAAAATTAAGGAATTAAAAAATAGCGCGAACGGGGAAATCATTGTACCACAAGATAAAAATTACGACGAGGCACGAAGCATTTACAATGCCATGATCGATAAACATCCGGGCGTCATCTTTAAATGTAAGGATATAGAAGACGTCGTTCAGGCCGTTAACTTTGGCAGGGAGAACGATTTGGAAGTCTCCATCCGCAGTGGCGGCCACAATGGCGCAGGTTTGGCCTTGGTGGACGATGGCTTGGTCATCGACCTTTCGGAAATGAAAGAAATCAAAATTGATCCCGATTCCAAAACTGCCAAAATACAACCGGGCCGTACCTTGGCCGAAGTAGATAAGGCTACCTATGAGCACGGTCTTGCCCTACCCAGCGGTATCATTGGAACGACAGGAATTGCGGGGCTGACCTTGGGCGGTGGAATGGGCTATTTGAGCCGAAAAGGTGGATTGACAATAGATAATCTTTTGGAAGCGGATGTGGTGCTGGCATCGGGGGAAGTCGTCACCACAAATGCTTCTGACCATTCCGATCTATTTTGGGCCTTACGGGGCGGGGGTGGTAATTTTGGAGTGGTGGTCTCCTTCACTTTTAATCTTATCCCGGTTAAAAATGTATATGCCGGTCCCATGTTCTGGCCCATTGAAAAAGCGGAAGAGGCCATGAAATTTTACGATACCATTATTAAAGATGCCTCTGACGATCTTTATGGCTTCTTCGCCTATTTGATTGTACCTCCTGGCGACCCGTTTCCCGAACATCTGCACATGCAAAGGGTTTGTGGTGTGGTTTGGTGCTATACCGGACCCTTGGAAAAAGCGGAAGAAGTATTCAAGCCCATTAGGGAATTCGGCCCTCCGAT
Encoded here:
- a CDS encoding FAD-binding oxidoreductase — encoded protein: MEEKIKELKNSANGEIIVPQDKNYDEARSIYNAMIDKHPGVIFKCKDIEDVVQAVNFGRENDLEVSIRSGGHNGAGLALVDDGLVIDLSEMKEIKIDPDSKTAKIQPGRTLAEVDKATYEHGLALPSGIIGTTGIAGLTLGGGMGYLSRKGGLTIDNLLEADVVLASGEVVTTNASDHSDLFWALRGGGGNFGVVVSFTFNLIPVKNVYAGPMFWPIEKAEEAMKFYDTIIKDASDDLYGFFAYLIVPPGDPFPEHLHMQRVCGVVWCYTGPLEKAEEVFKPIREFGPPILDFVGEMPMPTLNGLFDGLYPSGMQWYWKAHYINELTDECIQENIKHGSNTPSVRSTMHLYPIDGKVHEIAQEDTAWANRGARWAQVIVGVSPEPADADKITKWCKDYYEGMKPHAAGGAYVNFMMEEGQERIKASYKDNYERLTKIKKKYDPDNFFHINQNIVPAD
- a CDS encoding nickel-binding protein, with product MPLYMDIHTVDSDDFTVEDVIKAHMEDLGVQERFGVIQRKYWVNEQDKMVFCLMEGPNKEACHKTHEVAHGMTACNIIEVSDDEYNLFMARGSTKSNDLAYTLNGELDSGFRTIMLIATSDLCGMYGHYTFEIRRLIEQFNGVVVLQPSDEIMASYLLASDAILCALALAKLLKSIPNNFEFRLALVSGNPVDEGGTDLFEDTKGKVKILCQIGLSNVMYLDATTKALSAKESNTPKVNHNDIKIVGSNDFSFCEKLSRIFSGELKNPNFKSEQLCNRLDLSKAQTYRKIKALTGMSPNTLIRELRLRRSLKALKNNHKTVAEIAYDLGFNSPTYFTRVFRKRYNVLPTSFANLYDHSS